In a genomic window of Oligoflexus sp.:
- the creD gene encoding cell envelope integrity protein CreD: protein MPWKGILKFFVIGFLGLMLSIALVLVRETVSERSQRREQVYSDMALTTAGSQVVAGPFLVLPYEVTTSKQESSTHSEIILPRDLVMSGRLQTEKRYRSLYEILLYGTQVKLEGSFEFAEPRNISVPQGSTLRWLEPYLVVMVQDNRGLTRIPVVSWAGKNFEVKPGNGGLSFGIDGGFHSDLPTEIVKGGTFAFAVDLSLQGMQTFSWVPVGEKTRVKLEADWPHPSFQGRALPREHEITKSGFEAVWESTQFSSNIAQLIQGSGAGTGLQNQGVGVRLVQPVDVYLQAERSVKYGFLFIAVTFGAFLLFENLKRLSIHPVQYGLVGLALVLFYVLLLALSEHIAFVWAYVVAGLASMGLLGFYVRYVVQSWKNTVMFTGVLGILYAVVYGILMSEDYALLYGACLLFVLLATAMVATRRVK from the coding sequence ATGCCCTGGAAAGGGATTCTTAAGTTTTTCGTCATTGGATTTTTGGGTTTGATGCTGTCGATTGCTTTGGTTCTTGTGCGGGAGACGGTTTCCGAGCGGAGTCAGAGGCGGGAGCAGGTTTATAGCGATATGGCTTTGACCACTGCGGGGAGTCAGGTGGTGGCGGGGCCTTTTCTGGTGCTGCCTTATGAGGTGACGACATCGAAGCAGGAGTCGAGTACGCATAGCGAGATTATTTTGCCGCGTGATCTTGTGATGAGTGGGCGCTTGCAGACAGAGAAGAGATACAGAAGCCTTTATGAGATTTTGCTTTATGGGACTCAGGTGAAACTGGAGGGGAGTTTTGAGTTCGCTGAGCCTCGGAATATTTCGGTGCCTCAGGGGTCGACTTTGCGTTGGCTGGAGCCCTATCTGGTGGTGATGGTGCAGGATAATCGGGGGTTGACGCGGATTCCGGTGGTGAGTTGGGCTGGGAAGAATTTTGAGGTGAAGCCTGGGAATGGTGGGTTGAGCTTTGGGATTGATGGGGGGTTTCATTCCGATTTACCAACTGAAATTGTGAAAGGTGGGACGTTCGCCTTTGCGGTGGATTTGAGTTTACAGGGCATGCAGACTTTCAGCTGGGTGCCTGTGGGAGAGAAAACTCGCGTGAAGTTGGAAGCTGATTGGCCGCATCCTAGTTTTCAGGGAAGGGCTTTGCCGCGGGAGCATGAGATTACGAAGTCGGGGTTTGAGGCCGTTTGGGAGTCGACGCAATTTTCTTCGAATATTGCGCAGCTGATCCAAGGCAGTGGAGCGGGGACTGGACTTCAAAATCAGGGGGTTGGGGTGCGTCTTGTGCAGCCTGTGGATGTGTATCTCCAGGCGGAGCGTTCGGTGAAGTATGGGTTTTTGTTTATTGCGGTAACGTTTGGGGCTTTTCTTTTGTTTGAGAATTTGAAGCGGCTGTCGATTCATCCTGTGCAGTATGGGCTCGTGGGTTTGGCTTTGGTGTTGTTTTATGTTTTGCTGCTTGCGCTGTCGGAGCATATTGCGTTTGTTTGGGCTTATGTGGTTGCGGGTTTGGCTTCGATGGGATTGCTTGGTTTTTATGTTCGGTATGTGGTGCAGTCGTGGAAGAATACCGTGATGTTTACCGGGGTTCTTGGGATTTTGTATGCTGTAGTCTATGGGATATTGATGTCTGAGGATTATGCGTTGCTTTATGGGGCTTGTTTGCTTTTTGTCCTGCTGGCGACGGCGATGGTCGCGACGCGGCGGGTGAAGTGA
- the creC gene encoding two-component system sensor histidine kinase CreC, which yields MRLGFGIFLGYFLIAILAGYFVLNVFVDEIKPSARQSMEDSLVDAANLLAELAVDDMVENRLAAGDFSKRVAAYQARQLDASIWGFSRKRPGFRIYITDAKGIVQYDSAHEDLGRDYSQWNDVYLTLKGQYGVRSSPAKALGESGSTIMHVAAPIKLDNKVIGVLTIAKSNLAVEPFIQRTQRKIETAGYWLLGASLLIGVLISLWLSASLQKLVAYAEAVTRGERVVLPALSLTEIKRLGLSLQSMRERLEGKRYIEEYTMTLTHEMKSPLTAIQAASELLQEPMPEEQKQKFLSSISDQARRLHVLIEKMLQQASLETRQTLENAERVNLSAVIKRALDGFGPKLEKKLLKLHVSIPDQAMVQGDPFLLEQVMLNLIENAADFSPRGGALGLTLERKDQVWSVCLRDHGSGIPDYAMGRVFERYYSLPRPEGGAKSTGLGLTFVKKVMDLHGGRVTLDNHPEGGAEARLDIPASL from the coding sequence ATGCGGTTGGGATTTGGAATTTTTCTGGGTTACTTTTTGATAGCGATCCTAGCCGGGTATTTCGTGCTGAATGTTTTCGTGGACGAGATCAAGCCGAGCGCGCGGCAGTCGATGGAGGATAGCCTTGTCGATGCGGCCAATCTTCTGGCTGAGCTGGCGGTGGATGATATGGTGGAGAATCGGCTGGCAGCCGGAGATTTTTCAAAGCGTGTGGCCGCGTATCAGGCGCGGCAGCTGGATGCTTCGATCTGGGGTTTTTCTCGGAAAAGACCCGGTTTTCGTATCTATATCACGGATGCGAAGGGGATTGTGCAGTATGATTCCGCGCATGAGGATCTTGGGCGGGACTATTCGCAGTGGAATGATGTTTATCTGACTTTGAAAGGACAGTACGGAGTCCGGAGCAGTCCTGCCAAAGCTCTGGGTGAGTCGGGATCCACGATCATGCATGTGGCGGCGCCTATTAAGTTGGATAACAAGGTTATTGGTGTTTTGACGATAGCCAAGTCGAATCTTGCGGTTGAGCCTTTTATTCAGCGCACGCAGAGGAAGATTGAAACGGCTGGCTATTGGCTGCTTGGGGCTTCGCTTTTGATTGGTGTCCTTATCAGTTTGTGGCTGTCGGCTTCACTTCAAAAGCTGGTGGCTTACGCGGAGGCAGTGACGCGGGGTGAGAGAGTGGTTCTGCCTGCGCTGTCTTTGACGGAAATCAAAAGGCTGGGGCTGTCGCTGCAGTCCATGCGGGAACGGCTGGAGGGGAAGCGGTATATTGAAGAGTATACGATGACCTTGACCCATGAGATGAAGAGCCCTCTGACTGCTATACAGGCTGCATCAGAACTTTTGCAGGAGCCTATGCCGGAGGAGCAAAAGCAGAAGTTTTTGAGCTCGATTTCGGATCAGGCGCGGAGGCTTCATGTTTTGATTGAGAAGATGCTGCAGCAGGCGTCTTTGGAGACTCGGCAAACGTTGGAGAACGCAGAGCGGGTCAACCTTTCTGCAGTTATTAAAAGAGCGCTGGATGGGTTTGGGCCCAAGCTTGAGAAAAAACTGCTGAAACTTCATGTATCCATACCGGATCAAGCGATGGTGCAGGGTGATCCCTTTCTGCTTGAGCAGGTGATGCTCAACCTTATCGAAAATGCAGCGGATTTCAGCCCGCGGGGTGGGGCTTTAGGGCTGACGCTGGAGCGTAAGGATCAAGTCTGGTCCGTTTGTCTTCGGGATCATGGTTCTGGCATCCCGGACTATGCAATGGGACGGGTTTTTGAGCGTTATTATTCCCTTCCTAGGCCGGAAGGCGGTGCGAAGAGTACGGGCCTTGGTCTTACTTTTGTTAAGAAGGTCATGGACCTGCATGGGGGACGGGTGACCCTGGATAATCATCCCGAGGGAGGGGCTGAGGCCCGTCTGGATATTCCTGCCAGTCTTTGA
- a CDS encoding Bcr/CflA family multidrug efflux MFS transporter, giving the protein MTVQTSSISEKAAHVHAGRLVLILGSLTALGPLSVDMYLPAFPNMASTLGTNLSSVETSLASYFAGLSFGQLFYGPLADRYGRKGPLLIGLAIYALASVACAMAQSIEAVIALRFMQALGACGGMVIPRAIVRDRFEHQESARIFSLLMLIMGVAPILAPLLGGYFSLNFGWRSIFWFLVAFSSLAIVGAGMFLPETHGAHPEHKMKGSFSTFGRILRDREFLRYTLSGSIAQAGMFAYITGSPFVFIEYFGIPADKFGWVFGSNALGLIAVSQLNARLLRTFSYEKILTVAIRIVAVAGTLLMIAGVANAGLWAVMIPLFLYVATLGATFPNAAAGALASQGRNAGSASAMLGTLQMMAASLASFILSKMHATSAAPMTVIVGVCGLLSLLIFTLMKKPQESKEDIAAG; this is encoded by the coding sequence GTGACAGTTCAAACCTCTTCCATTTCCGAAAAGGCCGCGCACGTGCACGCCGGTCGACTGGTTTTAATTCTGGGATCCCTGACGGCCCTGGGCCCCTTATCGGTCGACATGTATCTGCCGGCCTTTCCCAATATGGCAAGCACGCTGGGAACCAACCTATCTTCAGTGGAAACATCCCTCGCCTCGTATTTTGCGGGTCTTTCCTTCGGCCAGCTCTTCTATGGTCCCCTCGCAGATCGTTATGGGCGCAAGGGGCCTTTGCTTATAGGTCTTGCCATCTATGCGCTAGCCTCGGTCGCCTGTGCGATGGCCCAGAGCATTGAAGCGGTCATTGCCCTTCGTTTCATGCAGGCACTGGGGGCTTGCGGGGGCATGGTGATTCCGCGTGCGATTGTCCGCGACAGGTTCGAGCATCAGGAATCTGCGCGTATCTTTTCGCTGCTCATGCTCATCATGGGCGTTGCGCCGATCCTGGCTCCGCTTCTGGGTGGATACTTCAGCTTGAACTTCGGCTGGCGTTCGATCTTTTGGTTCCTTGTGGCCTTCAGCAGTCTTGCGATCGTTGGGGCTGGCATGTTCCTTCCGGAAACGCACGGGGCTCATCCTGAACATAAAATGAAGGGTTCGTTCTCCACCTTCGGACGCATCCTGCGCGATCGGGAATTTCTGCGTTATACACTTTCCGGAAGTATTGCCCAGGCCGGCATGTTCGCTTACATCACAGGTTCGCCTTTTGTGTTTATCGAATACTTCGGAATACCCGCGGATAAATTCGGGTGGGTGTTCGGATCCAACGCCTTGGGTCTGATTGCTGTTTCGCAGCTGAATGCAAGGCTCTTGCGAACATTCAGTTATGAAAAAATTCTGACTGTTGCCATAAGAATCGTGGCCGTTGCCGGTACGCTTCTGATGATTGCGGGAGTTGCGAACGCAGGTTTGTGGGCCGTGATGATTCCGCTCTTTCTTTACGTGGCCACGCTCGGGGCAACATTCCCGAATGCGGCCGCGGGCGCGCTTGCCAGTCAGGGTCGGAATGCGGGCAGCGCTTCAGCTATGCTGGGTACGCTTCAGATGATGGCGGCGTCTTTGGCTTCCTTTATTCTATCCAAAATGCACGCGACTTCGGCGGCACCGATGACTGTGATTGTCGGTGTCTGTGGGTTGCTGTCGCTTTTGATTTTTACGCTTATGAAAAAGCCTCAGGAATCTAAAGAGGACATTGCAGCAGGTTGA
- the creB gene encoding two-component system response regulator CreB yields the protein MPKVLLVEDENAIAQTLIYALESEGLTTVWKRLGQDALKELAAGHTDVMILDVGLPDINGFDLCREIRRQSEVPILFLTARHGEIDKVLGLELGGDDYVTKPFSPREIVARIKRMLKRAGSSPFEKKNISVLEVNVEHGTATFHGVALKLTRYELLLLGVLRSQPGRIFSRAVLMDAIWTDALDTDDRTVDTHIKTLRAKLRAVKADSEVIQTHRGLGYSLQLES from the coding sequence ATGCCCAAAGTTTTACTCGTCGAAGATGAAAACGCGATTGCCCAGACTTTGATTTACGCGCTTGAGAGCGAAGGTTTGACCACCGTTTGGAAAAGACTGGGGCAGGATGCTCTGAAAGAACTGGCGGCGGGTCATACCGATGTCATGATCCTTGATGTGGGGCTCCCTGATATCAACGGTTTCGACCTGTGCCGCGAGATCCGGCGACAATCGGAAGTGCCCATTCTCTTTCTGACAGCGCGGCATGGGGAGATTGATAAGGTGCTGGGACTGGAGCTGGGCGGTGATGATTATGTGACCAAACCTTTTAGTCCTCGGGAGATTGTGGCTCGTATCAAACGCATGCTGAAACGCGCCGGATCGAGCCCTTTTGAAAAAAAGAATATTTCCGTCCTCGAAGTGAATGTTGAACATGGAACGGCCACGTTTCATGGTGTCGCGTTAAAATTAACCCGTTATGAACTCCTTCTGCTCGGGGTGCTGCGCAGCCAGCCAGGGCGTATTTTCAGTCGCGCGGTGCTGATGGATGCGATCTGGACGGATGCTTTAGATACTGATGATCGCACGGTGGATACGCATATCAAGACACTGCGTGCGAAGCTGCGGGCGGTGAAGGCGGATTCTGAAGTGATTCAGACTCATCGTGGGCTTGGCTATAGCCTGCAGCTGGAGTCTTGA